Within Vicia villosa cultivar HV-30 ecotype Madison, WI linkage group LG1, Vvil1.0, whole genome shotgun sequence, the genomic segment GGTTCAATCATTGTTGTCAGAGTGATTTTGGTGTAGTGTGGGTTGGGTTGGATTGGGTTGTTGTCAATTTCTCTATTGTTGTATTTATGACGGTGTTGGAGATTCTACTTGATATTGAGTTTTCGTTTTGTTGAAGAATAAAGGAATGAGGGGTGACAAAAACAGGAAGCTACATTTAAGCAAGATCTATTCATTCACGTGTTTCAGAGCGAGTTCGGTTGATGGTGGAGATCATTCACAAATTGGAAGTAGAGGCTATTCAAGGGTGGTGTTGTGCAATGAACAAAACAGTACTAATGATGAGGAAGCTGTGATTAAGAATTTTGCAGATAATTCTGTCAGATCTACGAAATATACTGCTGTTACTTTTCTTCCAAAATCACTTTTTGAACAGTTTAGAAGAGTTGCTAATTTCTATTTTTTGGTTACTGGTGTTTTGGCTTTCTCTAAACTTGCTCCTTTTAAAGCTAGTACTGCTATTTTTCctcttgttgttgttattgggGCAACTATGGTGAAAGAAGGTATTGAAGATTGGCGTAGGAAAAAGCAGGTACTATATTCTAACCCCCATGTTTTTACCCTGCAGTACTTGTGTGAAGATTCCATAGAATCAGAATATATTCTGTGTACTTgtaaatttatcttttaatttagtGTAAATACAATATAAGGGAGATGAAGTATTTAGGCTCtatttggataaacaacttaatcacTCACTTATACCATAAGCACTTATCTATaagtgattatatatatataagctaTTTTTATAACAACAAATTAAATTACGGTAAACTATTTTTATATAAGGTAtgaaaataagctgaaaacaGCTTATGGACATGTCATAAACTGTTTCCATAACCTCTCCCAAGCGGTTAAGGACGTGTCAATAGAtaactcaaataagtcaatcaAAATTTAATGACTTAAAAAGtatcaataattatatatttgaaaaaattgTGGTATTCTTACAAGGCCGTGAAGAACTTTACCAAGTGAAGAAAATTGTGGCAGGAAGCTAATGGAATATTCTAGCTTTTCTTTTTAGTTTCTCGGTATTGTTTCAAAAGGATGAAGTGCAATTACTTAGTTGTTTGTTCATATGATTCCATAACCAGAATATTCTAAATGATTTGAATCTGCTAAACTCAGGGTGCACTTTATAGGGTAAAATTCTAGTGGTAACCCCTAAAAAACTTGAGGGAGCCAATGATTTTCTTGTATTATATGAAAATCTGAATTGTTATTTTTTAAGTTATATTTTCTAAGTGTGCCTGCAGCATATGATAAAATAACGGGTTAATAGCGCTTTTAGTCTTTGTAATATGGGGCTAATATGGTTTTAGTcccttcaattttattttaatttcatctCTGACATATAAGATTCTCCTGCAGGATATCGAGGTGAATAATAGAAGAGTTAAAGTTCATAAAGTTGATGGAATTTTTGAATATACTGCATGGAAGAATCTGAAGGTAGGGAATATAGTGAAGGTAGAGAAAGATGAGTTTTTTCCAGCAGATCTTGTATTGCTTTCATCGAGTTTTGAGGATGCCGTCTGCTACGTGGAGACGATGAACTTGGACGGTGAGACAAATTTGAAGTTAAAACAAGGTTTAGAAGCAACTTCTTCGTTACATGACGATCTCAACTTCAAAAAATTTAAAGCGACTGTTAAATGTGAAGATCCAAATGCAAATTTATACTCGTTTGTTGGTAGTATGGAGTTTGGAGTGCAAAAATATGCCCTTTCTCCTCAGCAACTTCTTTTGCGAGACTCTAAGCTTCGTAATACAGACTATATTTTTGGAGCTATCATTTTCACCGGTCATGACACTAAGGTTATTCAGAATTCTACTGATCCACCTTCGAAGAGAAGCCGAGTTGAGAAGAAGATGGATAGAGTCATCtactttttgttttgtattttgtttCTAATGGCATCTGTAGGATCTATTTTCTTTGGCTTTATTACTAAAGACGACTTGCAAAAAGGGGTGGTGAAAAGATGGTATTTAAGGCCTGATAATTCTACAATTTACTTTGATCCGAAAAGACCGGCTGCGGCTGCTGCATTACATTGTTTGACAGCCTTAATGTTATACGGCTTCTTTATTCCAATCTCTTTGTATGTGTCAATAGAAATTGTCAAAGTCCTTCAGAGCATTTTCATCAATCAAGACATCCATATGTACTACAATGAAGCAGACAAACCAGCACATGCTCGCACTTCAAACTTGAACGAGGAGCTCGGTCAAGTTGACACGATACTTTCCGATAAAACTGGAACTTTGACCTGCAACTCCATGGAATTCATCAAATGTTCGATCGCTGGCGTAGCCTATGGTCGTGGTGTTACAGAGGTTGAGAAGACTATGAGTAGAAGAAAAGGTTCAACATTAGTTCGTGAGCGTGATATCTCAGAAGATGGCATCAACGATTCGCTTGATAATAAAAAAGTCATAAAAGGTTTTAACTTTACTGATGAAAGAATAATGAATGGAAATTGGGTAAATGAGCCTCATGCAGATATTATCCAGAAGTTTTTTCGCCTTTTAGCAGTCTGTCATACAGCCTTACCAGAAGTAGATAAAGAAACAGGAAATGTGTTGTACGAGGCTGAATCTCCAGATGAAGCCGCATTTGTTATTGCGGCGAGAGAACTTGGTTTTGAATTCTACAAAAGGGCTCAGACTAGTTTATCGACATACGAGTTGGATCCAGTTTCTGGCAAGAAAATTGAAAGGTCGGTTGTTTGAAATTCtatgttttaaaagaaaaaaaggtcCATGTGTTATAAAATATGCTGTTTGGAATTTAATATTTTCACTTATTACATGCTAGCCAAAGCGTTAGCTTCTAAAATGCTATATTATATCCATTATATTTTGCGATTTTCTTTCATCTCAATGATACATGTTTTTCAGTAACTAGTTTCAATTTGCAGGGTGTACAAGATTCTCAATGTATTAGAATTCAATAGCTCAAGGAAGAGAATGTCGGTAATAGTAAAGGACGATGGAGGAAAAATTCTACTACTCTGCAAAGGCGCTGACAGGTTTGTGATAAATTAATATGTAACCTTAAACAATTTGAATGCTTACCCCTGTCCTTTGTGTTTCACTTATTGACCAACCTGAAGTGATATTTCATGCAGTGTCATGTTTGAAAGACTTGCCAAGAACGGGAGGGAGTTTGAAGAGAAAACCGTGGAACATGTGCATGAATATGCTGATGCAGGTCTCCGAACCCTTATACTTGCCTATCGTGAACTTGAAGCAGAAGAATACAAGGAGTTCGATACCAAATTCTCGGAGGCCAAGAATTTGGTTAGTGCAGATCGTGAAACATCGATTGAGGAAGTTTCGGATAATATGGAGAAGAACCTAATTCTTCTCGGTGCTACTGCTGTAGAGGACAAACTCCAAAATGGGGTGAGTTAGAGTTAAAAAGCATGTTTTATTTATGAAGATTATTTATTGGAACGGGACTGGTAACAGAAACTATTGTATTTGTTTGCAAGGTTCCTGATTGTATTGACAAGCTTGCCCAAGCAGGAATTAAGATTTGGGTTTTGACTGGGGATAAAATGGAGACCGCAATCAATATTGGGTATTATATTATATCAATATGCTTTATGTACTATTGTTTCATATGAAACACTGACTCAATCATGGACACCAGACACCATAGTGATATGTTGATACCAGTAAAAATTTGAGCAACAAAAAATAATTGAATCTAACCATACGTGTTGGTGTTAGATACAACTTAACATGAAGTGTCAGTGCCAAATAGGCTTCATCCTATAAGAATTTCATTTCAAGTTAACTGACGTGAATACTCTGCTGTAGGTTTGCTTGTAGTTTGCTTAGACAAGGAATGAAACAGATTATAATTCATTTGGATAGTCCAGAAATTCAAGCATTGGAGAAAGATGGGGACAAGAGAGCTATTACCAAGGTAAAAGATAAACTTCATTTCTTAGGccctgtttggataaacaacttaattaattaaatgctTCTAGCATAACTGTCTATCATATAAGTTCTTGTGTATAAGCTATTACTATAGTAATTGATGGTAAATCACTAGCTTTCACTGATTCATCTCTTAGGCATCAAGGCAGAGTATCCTGTTTCAGATACGTGAAGGTGCTGCACAGCTTATTGCTCACAAAGGGAACTCTCCGCAGACATTTGCTCTAGTAATTGATGGTAAATCACTTGCTTATGCACTTGAGGATGATATGAAGAACATGTTCTTGGAGCTTGCAATTCGTTGTGCATCTGTTATTTGCTGTCGCTCATCGCCAAAGCAGAAGGCACTGGTATTTTTCAATCTATCCTGTGTTCATATTCTATTGTTCCTGATAAAAAATCTAGTCACCTATTAGAAATTTGTTGTATTTCCTCAAATTATTACCGGTGTCAGTGTCAATAATTTGTCTGGTTTTTCTCGTAAAGGTCACTAGATTAGTCAAATCTGGAACTGGTAAAACTACGTTAGCTATTGGCGATGGAGCAAATGATGTTGGAATGCTTCAAGAAGCTGATATCGGGGTTGGTATAAGTGGCGTCGAAGGAATGCAGGTGCTTCAAAAATTCACACAACATTTGAGCTtttatttaattcatttttacttTTACAGGTTTTCTAAAcagttttctttttttccttctaaCCCCACAGGCTGTTATGTCTAGTGACATTGCAATTGCACAATTCCGATATCTGGAACGGTTACTTCTGGTGCATGGGCATTGGTGTTACCGAAGGATTTCAACGATGGTATTAATATTACTGAGCCTATGATTGGATCTCTAGATTCTAGAGAAGCTCGCTGATTTTTTTTCGTATTCTGTTAACTTGTTAATTGTTCATTCGACAGATATGCTATTTTTTCTACAAGAACATCACATTTGGTTTCACTCTATTCTTGTATGAGGTGTATGCATCATTCTCAGGACAACCTGCATACAACGACTGGTTTTTAGCTCTCTATAATGTCTTTTTTTCATCACTTCCCGTGATTGCTCTCGGTGTATTTGACCAAGACGTATCGGCTCGGTACTGCCTCAAGTTTCCTTTGTTATATCAAGAAGGAGTACAAAACGTCCTTTTCAGCTGGCGTCGAGTACTCAGCTGGATGCTTAACGGATTCTTCAGCGCCTTATTAATTTTCTTCTTCTGCACAAAGGCAATGGAGCTACAAGCCTTCGATTCAGAGGGAAGAACTGCCGGAAGAGATATACTAGGAACAACCATGTACACTTGTGTAGTTTGGGTTGTAAACTTGCAAATGGCAGTAGATATAAGTTACTTCACCTTGATCCAACATTTTTTCATCTGGGGTTCCATATTTTTCTGGTACATTTTTCTCCTAATATATGGAGCATTGCCTCAAAAGTTTTCGGGAAATGCTTACAAAGTCTTTGTTGAAGCTCTTGCTCCTTCGCCTTCCTATTGGATATTAACATTCTTTGTGGTCATCTCAACCCTAATGCCATACTTCTCATACAAAGCAATTCAGATGCGGTTCTTTCCGATGTATCATGAAATAGTACAGTGGATAAGATACGAAGGGAAGACCGAGGATCCCGAGTACTGTGATATGGTACAGACAAAATTGTCGCAGCAAACAACTTTTGGTTCAACAGCTCGCTTAGCGGCCAAGGCTAACCAATCGTCAGATAAAACTACTATTAACCGTAGAAAGTGTTTATTTCATCATTAACTCGTGTAGTTTTTCCGGTACAGCTTCATTCTCTCTGCACATAGTCATGGAATTGCTTGATGGTTCATCTCAACCAGAAGATGATAGTATGGTGCATGGAACCAACATTTGGCTTTGATGTTgggaagaaaaataaaactgaTAGCTGATTTGTCCTTTTTAAGATTACATAGGTttcatatactttttttttttcttttacagaTAGAAGCAGTTACTGTAAATATAGAAGTATGAATTATTTATAGGATGTGATAGAGCTGTTTTCTTTTGTAAAGAATAGAAGAGTGTTAGTATTTGTTATTGAAAAATTCATTTTTGTGCAGTCATTTAAATCTTTGCTTTGGAACCGTTTATCTGTTAagatattttctatatttttaaaatatatgttcattttaatttattaataaattttgagAATCTTAAAGTAAATTGTTGtgataaagaaaaaataaaatgcgAATGGTTAATTATTGAAAAGTAGTAAGTAGTAACACGGCATATGCACGGGTCACACGTTGCGTTGATCACGGCAGAACTTAAATATCGACTGATATAGTGAGGATCAAGACATGAACATAATTGACAAGGGTACTCATTAATAAATGTTTGAATATTGATCGATAAATATGTACTAATAAAAACATTCTAACCAACCAAACATTTGGGCTCCAGTGGTAAAGGAGCTCTTACTAAGGACGCAATTCCCACTTAATCCGACATTATCTCCTAATGATAACTCAACTGTTTGACACTCACACCAACTAACTCGTCACATAGAATAATAATTCAATTATTcacaaaatcaaacaaataattaattaattaaatataataaaataaatataacaaataataaaaattggggtgttacaagtctCCCTCCCTTGAAAGATTTCCGCCCTCGAAAATTAGCTCAAATGAACAAATCAGAATAAGACTCCTCATCTGACTCTCGAGCTCCCAAGTCACGtttccacctgctggtcctccccaaactacCCTAACCAAGGCGATCTCTTTACCTCGAAGTTGCTTCAACTCCCAATCCTCTATCTGCATAGGTGATGCCTCCACAATCAGCTTATCCCTCACATGCACATCATCTATTTGGACCACacgagacggatccgcaatgtatctcctcaattgaaacacatgaaacacatcatggaGATTAGCGAGCGAGCGATGACATAGCAATCAGATAGGCCACCTCTCATAtcctttgcaaaatatgataaggaccaataaaatgcagcgtcaacttacgcgacttaaATGCTCGACCAACACCAGTTACCGGAGTAACTCGAAGAAATACATGATCTCCtttttgaaactcaagtgttttcctcctcttgacatgataactcttctgacgactctgaaaAGCCTTCATCTTCTACCGAATAATCTTAATCTTATCGGTAGTTTGCTGGACTATCTCaggtccaatcacaacactctctCCCTACTCATActaacacaacggcgtcctacacctcctaccatacaatgttTCAAACAGTGCCATCtcgatactcgaatgaaaactgttgttgcaagtaaactcaatcaaatgAGGAAAACCCAAACActtcctttttccaacacacaagctctTAAAAGATCCTCAAGTGACTGTATCGTCCTCTCTGTCTGACCATTTGTCTCCGAATGATAAGCAGAAATCAAACGCAACTTCGTGCTCAAAGCATCTTGCAAACTcccccaaaatctagaagtaaaccctgagtctctatctgacacaatgcTAGACGAAATACCGTGCAAACTgacaatcttctcaatgtacagCTTCACCAACTTCTCTaatggataatccattctcattggaaTAGAGCAGATTTTGTCAATCTGTCCATAATAACCCAAATAGCCTCAAAATTACTCGGTGTTCGGGGTGAACCAGACACAAAAATTCATAGAAATACTATCTCACCTCCATTCATGAatggataacggttgcatcaaacccaACGACTTtagatgttcaatctttgacttctgacaagtcaaacagtAATACACAAACTCTACAATCTTTTTCTTCATACTGGGCCACCAAAATATTTTcctcaaatcctgatacatctttgtagcacctggatgaatactcaatccactatgacgcccttcctcaagaatactccTTTTCAATTTAGCTATATCTGGAACACAAACTctatcacgacatctcatgataCTATTTTCATCAATTCGAAAATCGTCACCTCGAACTTGATTGATCAAAGTCAACAGATCCACCAAACTCAAATCTGATTTCTGACCTTCccgaatctcatcaagaataccgctagtaagcttcaacataccaaacttaacTCCAGAAGAAGTCATTTCACAAATcaaactcatatctcgaaattgTTCAATCATTTCTAACTCTCTTACCATTAACAtcgacatatgcaatgatttcccactcaatgcatcagccaccACATTTGCTTTACgcagatggtaattcaaaccaaaatcataatctttcagaaattctaaccatcttctctctctctctcatatttAACTCTTTTTGACAAAGAGATACTTCaatctcttatgatcactaaacacttcgaatctcgaTGCAAACAAATAATGCCTTCAAAGTTTTAACACAAACGTGACCGCAACCAACTCCAAGTCATGCGTCGAATaatttctctcatgcactttaatTTGTCTTTAAGCATAAGTCACAACTTGCTGATTCTACATCAACACACCTCCCAAtcccatcaacgaagcatcacaatacacaacaaacgaTTCTGCCAGATTAGACAAAATCAAAACAGAAGTTGTCGTCAattttctcttaagctcttgaaaactcTCTTCACATTTCGCACCCTAAATAAAAATCTAACTTTTTCTAGTCAACTGCATCAACGGTAAAGCTAATTTGAAAATTTCTGATATTTTATGCAGAGAattgtgatattattattattgctagGTGTTATGTAAAATGTAGGCCTAAGCACAATAATTTGTTAAGACTTTGGTGCTATGTGGAATTGTGGATGTTAATTTTATAGTTTTGATATCTCACTTTGCTTTGGGGCATACAAGATCCCTAATGTTTGATGCAAAGCAAATATTTTTATGCATGATGTCAAGCTTATCCTATCTTTCTTTGCAATAAGAACATTCTCCATTCCATAGGACCAATATCGAGTTTTCTAAACGTGTCTTTGAGAGTTTGGTGGGAAACAGAGCGGAGGGTTTCAGAAAACTCCATAAATCATCAAACAAAATAATGCTATTTGATAATATTATAACTTTTATGTTATAAGTTATCCATTCTTTATGTAAGTGTATTTTATGTGCGATAAAATATTCACATCCGGATAATTCTTGAAAAGGTCTTCAAAGAACAATACAAATGAAACTATAAAATTATCACATTCATTTCTAAATAACGAATTTAGATTATCAAGAACCAATCCTAATAAAAAACTGATATTAGATATCTACAAAATTACATTTACAACAATTAGTCAACCTTCATGTCAAATATCTTTAGTTTTTTTTCCAATTCCCATTTACGCTTCAACATTTTTTTATCTCTTTCTcctaaataacaattaaaattataaaataaaaggcTTAGCAAATCAACCCTAGTAATTTTTTTTTCCGATATTGCGAGTTCGAACTCGCATTCTTTCATCTGATCTGATGTCTCTGCATAGTTGTCGAATGAACTGGCATAATCACAAAGGTTAATTTATCATATATCTATTGTACCTTAACACCAAGAAAATCCGCAGCAGATTTCGCCATAATAGTAGCAAACTCATTGAAACTAATAACACCATCACCATTGCTATCAGCTTCAGCCATCATGTTAGCAAGTTCATGATAAGTCAAAGGATGTCCCATCTTCGCCATGGATCCGGCGAGTTCCGCCGCCGTGATGAAGCCGTTGCCATCGCGGTCGAAGGAGCGAAAAACCTCGAGAAGCTGTTCTTGATTGATTAAGACACTCTCGGTCATGTCGGGCATTATGGCGCTGACAAGCTCGTCGAATTCGATGtaaccgttgttgttgttgtccatGTTGTTGAGTAAGGCGTGGAGTTCGTCGCCGGTTGGTTTGATGCCGAGCGAGCGGAGGAGCGCGGCGAGCTCGAGGTGGGTTAGGCTGCCGTCAGAGTCCATGTCGAAGCGTTTGAAGATGTCGTTTAGTTGTTTGATTTGGTCGTCGGTTTGGAGCATTGACATGGTGTTTGTGGTGTTTGTTGGTAAAGGCCTAAGCCTTAGGATATAAATGTTTTGTTTTTGATGATATTGAATTGTGGTGttttattttttctgtttttgatgatgatgatgatgatgttgatgatgatggtgttaaTTTGTTATGTGATGGATGTGAT encodes:
- the LOC131642008 gene encoding putative phospholipid-transporting ATPase 9, translating into MRGDKNRKLHLSKIYSFTCFRASSVDGGDHSQIGSRGYSRVVLCNEQNSTNDEEAVIKNFADNSVRSTKYTAVTFLPKSLFEQFRRVANFYFLVTGVLAFSKLAPFKASTAIFPLVVVIGATMVKEGIEDWRRKKQDIEVNNRRVKVHKVDGIFEYTAWKNLKVGNIVKVEKDEFFPADLVLLSSSFEDAVCYVETMNLDGETNLKLKQGLEATSSLHDDLNFKKFKATVKCEDPNANLYSFVGSMEFGVQKYALSPQQLLLRDSKLRNTDYIFGAIIFTGHDTKVIQNSTDPPSKRSRVEKKMDRVIYFLFCILFLMASVGSIFFGFITKDDLQKGVVKRWYLRPDNSTIYFDPKRPAAAAALHCLTALMLYGFFIPISLYVSIEIVKVLQSIFINQDIHMYYNEADKPAHARTSNLNEELGQVDTILSDKTGTLTCNSMEFIKCSIAGVAYGRGVTEVEKTMSRRKGSTLVRERDISEDGINDSLDNKKVIKGFNFTDERIMNGNWVNEPHADIIQKFFRLLAVCHTALPEVDKETGNVLYEAESPDEAAFVIAARELGFEFYKRAQTSLSTYELDPVSGKKIERVYKILNVLEFNSSRKRMSVIVKDDGGKILLLCKGADSVMFERLAKNGREFEEKTVEHVHEYADAGLRTLILAYRELEAEEYKEFDTKFSEAKNLVSADRETSIEEVSDNMEKNLILLGATAVEDKLQNGVPDCIDKLAQAGIKIWVLTGDKMETAINIGFACSLLRQGMKQIIIHLDSPEIQALEKDGDKRAITKASRQSILFQIREGAAQLIAHKGNSPQTFALVIDGKSLAYALEDDMKNMFLELAIRCASVICCRSSPKQKALVTRLVKSGTGKTTLAIGDGANDVGMLQEADIGVGISGVEGMQAVMSSDIAIAQFRYLERLLLVHGHWCYRRISTMICYFFYKNITFGFTLFLYEVYASFSGQPAYNDWFLALYNVFFSSLPVIALGVFDQDVSARYCLKFPLLYQEGVQNVLFSWRRVLSWMLNGFFSALLIFFFCTKAMELQAFDSEGRTAGRDILGTTMYTCVVWVVNLQMAVDISYFTLIQHFFIWGSIFFWYIFLLIYGALPQKFSGNAYKVFVEALAPSPSYWILTFFVVISTLMPYFSYKAIQMRFFPMYHEIVQWIRYEGKTEDPEYCDMVQTKLSQQTTFGSTARLAAKANQSSDKTTINRRKCLFHH
- the LOC131642023 gene encoding probable calcium-binding protein CML16, which produces MSMLQTDDQIKQLNDIFKRFDMDSDGSLTHLELAALLRSLGIKPTGDELHALLNNMDNNNNGYIEFDELVSAIMPDMTESVLINQEQLLEVFRSFDRDGNGFITAAELAGSMAKMGHPLTYHELANMMAEADSNGDGVISFNEFATIMAKSAADFLGVKVQ